A genomic segment from Xiphophorus maculatus strain JP 163 A chromosome 6, X_maculatus-5.0-male, whole genome shotgun sequence encodes:
- the LOC102223594 gene encoding carboxyl-terminal PDZ ligand of neuronal nitric oxide synthase protein-like: protein MPGVTKYNLVDDALDLRVPMHNEEVFNHGVCFEAKYIGSLEVGRPGSRMEIVAAMRRIRYEFKLKNIKKKKVNILVSTDCVKVILRKKKKRKGWSWDESSILVTQDPIYRIFYVSHDAQDLKIFSYIARDGQSNVFRCNVFKSKRKSQAMRIVRTVGQAFDVCHQLTLQQKSEDQEDEEGRVEELEAAPAKKRLLLSEETDLEGTTEESIECVSSSDPEKNKKDEALGADAKVCEDSPLLLSSPVIEASSLAQPAAEASCSAEHQVRLLQKQLQQQEQQSLAASAQVHVLQEQLSVEMCARTEAQARVQRLLQQNTDLLQHISLLVKQIQELELKSAGHLTSMGSQDSLLEITFRAKPPDAPGASMTRSSSAGPLAAPSQLQIADGAWFSALSGPCSPGATGADSDSVPLGPSGSGVRLECFRFSSLVSDSLAGGRDAGETPSDESSLLGEQVLGALELLRFRESGIGSEYESNTDESDDRDSWGQGEGAGADGAARLFSVLNSESLPDCLGDEMAV, encoded by the exons ATGCCCGGAGTGACCAAGTACAATTTAGTGGATGACGCGCTCGATCTGAGGGTCCCCATGCACAACGAGGAGGTGTTTAATCATGGGGTCTGCTTCGAGGCAAAG TACATCGGCAGCTTGGAGGTGGGTCGCCCCGGCAGCCGGATGGAGATAGTCGCCGCGATGAGGCGAATCAGA TACGAATTCAAGCTGaagaacataaagaaaaagaaggtcAACATACTCGTGTCCACCGACTGTGTCAAAGTGATCCTACGCAAAAAGAAGAAG AGAAAAGGCTGGTCATGGGATGAAAGCTCCATTTTGGTGACACAAGACCCCATCTACAG GATCTTCTACGTCTCGCACGACGCTCAAGACTTGAAGATATTCAGTTACATCGCCAGAGACGGACAGAGCAACGTTTTCCGCTGCAATGTGTTCAAGTCTAAGAGGAAG TCTCAGGCCATGAGGATCGTGCGGACCGTGGGTCAGGCATTCGATGTGTGTCACCAGCTGACCCTGCAGCAGAAAAGCGAGGATCAGGAGGACGAAGAGGGGAgggtggaggagctggaggcaGCACCAG CGAAGAAGAGGCTCCTGCTGTCAGAGGAGACGGACCTCGAAGGCACCACGGAGGAGAGCATCGAGTGCGTCTCCTCGTCAGACCCggagaagaacaaaaaggacGAGGCCCTGGGAGCCGATGCCAAG GTGTGTGAGGACTCTCCTCTCCTGCTGAGCTCCCCCGTCATTGAGGCCTCCTCCCTGGCCCAGCCTGCGGCCGAGGCCTCCTGTTCCGCGGAGCACCAGGTCCGGCTGCTCCAgaagcagctccagcagcaagAGCAGCAGTCGCTGGCAGCTTCCGCACAG GTCCACGTTCTGCAGGAGCAGCTGTCGGTGGAGATGTGCGCGCGCACCGAGGCCCAGGCCCGAGTCCAGAgactgctgcagcagaacaccGACCTGCTGCAGCACATCTCCCTGCTGGTCAAGCAGATCCAGGAGCTGGAGCTCAAATCGGCTGGACACTTGACATCTA TGGGTTCCCAGGACAGTCTTCTGGAGATCACGTTCCGTGCCAAGCCCCCCGATGCTCCCGGTGCATCCATGACTCGTTCCTCATCCGCGGGCCCGTTAGCAGCTCCTTCCCAGCTCCAGATCGCTGACGGCGCCTGGTTCTCAGCCCTCTCCGGGCCCTGTTCCCCGGGTGCCACCGGCGCCGACTCCGACTCCGTCCCCCTGGGGCCGAGCGGCAGCGGGGTCCGACTCGAGTGCTTCCGCTTCTCCTCCCTGGTGTCGGACAGCCTGGCCGGGGGCCGGGACGCTGGAGAGACGCCCAGCGACGAGAGCTCGCTCCTGGGGGAGCAGGTGCTGGGGGCCCTGGAGCTGCTGCGCTTCAGAGAGTCCGGCATCGGGTCGGAGTACGAGTCGAACACGGACGAAAGCGACGACCGCGACAGCTGGGGGCAGGGAGAGGGGGCGGGGGCGGACGGCGCCGCACGGCTCTTCAGCGTGCTGAATTCAGAGAGTCTGCCGGACTGCCTGGGGGACGAGATGGCCGTTTAG